A window of Apium graveolens cultivar Ventura chromosome 8, ASM990537v1, whole genome shotgun sequence contains these coding sequences:
- the LOC141676823 gene encoding myosin-binding protein 2-like, protein MDANKFSIMLHRNSIKIKHALVFAGLEWTLIILLLLHALFEYMIVKFANYFGLKPPCLWCSRIDHVMEPKQCSNIHRDHLCKAHGEEVSKLVYCSTHQKLADYHSMCEDCSSSRRDLSFKINFIQATRINHNDEDMVIENGLEGQECSCCGVILERQIYSPYVLINPSNWDHFKYEIHKENLITEEGENDDYGTKDDKADHSGRDFIIEHFNGDHGFKSKSEKQMLSSSDGVLQENIELNEEIFGNTMTDPSCDENVNQHCCEQDASFEIPQQHLEFFIDCTGQQLVPVESIGSTTKENEIRYMVEENEKSFDHPEARLGFKYDIATQVVSGPRNIEETKSIIFEFMEAQEAENDLHLLVPAKDCDSVHEQVTHINVQDTAPYFLSVSEEVSKLQIFTPEKEASTRKETALVDMEERGQDASIAMEDVSPFIMSDTDTEVSIGTEIPDLNSIEDNNCFQEEASANCTDFHAHYEHGSETDSQETVDLSTFMIELNDHKISSQSSVYFEINGSEDDNLCEHRRSSSEGHKHAQKTLLFHERKDSGSERFMEGSVLSEFDDEVMTVECLNSTLRAERKALDVAYAELEEERNASAVAANQTMAMINRLQEEKAAMQMEALHYQRMMEEKSEYDEEAMQIMNDLIVKMDRERLGFEEELEICRKKLLVYEAKENLGISLRSKDESAIVGFSSFLCSNEEDSDEITIDLNKEENGSYNQRGNENLNTPVNDVLNFHDRFGNIDEERWPIVPFLFDANIGEIENEESSVHYNGFDAAITRFKLKDRRIVIEKEVDQLYGMMNTLKSEIVPTS, encoded by the exons ATGGATGCTAACAAGTTTTCTATTATGTTGCATAGAAACTCAATAAAAATCAAGCATGCTCTTGTGTTTGCAGGTCTTGAATGGACTCTTATAATTCTCCTCCTCCTACATGCTCTCTTTGAATATATGATTGTCAAGTTTGCCAACTACTTTGGCCTAAAGCCACCCTGTCTGTGGTGTTCTCGTATTGATCACGTGATGGAACCGAAACAATGCAGTAATATACATAGAGATCATCTCTGTAAAGCCCACGGTGAAGAGGTTTCGAAATTGGTTTACTGCTCAACTCATCAGAAGTTGGCTGATTATCATAGTATGTGTGAGGACTGCTCCTCCTCAAGGCGGGATCTTTCATTTAAGATCAACTTCATTCAAGCAACTCGAATTAATCATAATGATGAGGATATGGTTATTGAGAATGGTTTGGAGGGGCAAGAGTGTTCTTGTTGTGGTGTGATCTTGGAGAGGCAAATTTACTCTCCTTACGTTTTAATCAATCCTTCGAACTGGGATCATTTTAAGTATGAAATACATAAGGAAAATTTGATCACAGAGGAAGGTGAAAATGATGATTATGGCACGAAAGATGATAAAGCAGATCATTCTGGAAGAGATTTCATAATTGAACATTTTAATGGCGATCATGGATTTAAAAGCAAGAGCGAGAAGCAGATGTTATCTAGTTCAGATGGAGTTTTGCAAGAAAATATTGAATTGAATGAAGAGATATTTGGCAATACGATGACAGATCCGAGTTGTGATGAAAATGTGAATCAACATTGTTGCGAACAagatgcatcttttgaaattccacAGCAGCATTTGGAATTCTTCATTGATTGCACTGGCCAGCAACTGGTTCCAGTTGAATCGATTGGTTCAACAACAAAGGAAAATGAAATTCGGTACATGGTTGAAGAAAATGAGAAGAGTTTTGATCATCCTGAGGCCCGTTTGGGATTTAAATATGATATTGCAACTCAAGTTGTTTCTGGTCCAAGAAATATTGAGGAGACCAAGTCAATAATTTTTGAATTCATGGAAGCACAAGAAGCTGAAAATGATTTACATTTACTTGTCCCTGCTAAAGATTGTGATTCAGTACATGAACAAGTCACTCATATTAATGTTCAAGACACTGCACCATACTTTCTTTCAG TTTCTGAAGAAGTATCGAAATTGCAAATTTTTACGCCTGAAAAGGAAGCCTCAACACGTAAAGAAACTGCATTGGTAGATATGGAAGAACGAGGGCAAGATGCCTCAATTG CTATGGAAGACGTATCTCCATTTATAATGAGTGACACTGATACAGAGGTCTCAATAGgaacagagattcctgatctAAATTCAATCGAAGACAATAACTGTTTCCAAGAAGAAGCATCTGCAAATTGTACAGATTTTCATGCGCATTATGAACATG GTTCCGAAACAGACTCCCAAGAAACAGTTGATCTGAGTACCTTTATGATTGAGTTGAATGATCACAAGATAAGCAGTCAATCATCAGTATATTTTGAGATTAATGGAAGTGAGGATGATAATTTGTGTGAACATCGACGTAGTTCATCAGAAGGCCATAAACATGCACAGAAAACATTACTATTCCATGAGAGAAAAGACTCTGGGTCTGAAAGATTTATGGAAGGGAGTGTTTTAAGTGAGTTTGATGATGAAGTAATGACTGTTGAATGCCTGAACTCCACATTGAGAGCCGAAAGGAAGGCTTTAGATGTTGCATATGCCGAACTAGAAGAGGAAAGAAATGCTTCAGCAGTAGCTGCCAACCAAACTATGGCTATGATTAATAGACTGCAAGAGGAGAAGGCAGCTATGCAGATGGAGGCATTACATTATCAAAGAATGATGGAGGAAAAGTCAGAATATGATGAAGAAGCAATGCAGATCATGAATGATCTCATTGTAAAGATGGATCGAGAAAGGCTAGGGTTTGAGGAAGAATTGGAGATATGCAGGAAAAAGTTACTTGTTTATGAGGCAAAAGAGAATTTGGGTATATCGCTAAGAAGCAAGGATGAAAGTGCAATTGTtggattttcttctttcttgtgtagcAATGAAGAGGACAGTGATGAGATAACCATTGACTTGAACAAGGAAGAAAATGGATCTTATAATCAGCGAGGAAATGAAAACCTCAATACCCCAGTGAATGATGTTCTAAATTTCCATGATCGATTTGGAAACATTGATGAAGAAAGATGGCCTATAGTTCCTTTTCTATTTGATGCAAATATAGGCGAGATTGAAAATGAGGAGTCCAGCGTGCATTATAATGGTTTTGATGCAGCTATCACTAGATTCAAGCTAAAAGACAGGAGAATAGTAATTGAGAAAGAAGTGGATCAACTCTACGGCATGATGAACACTCTCAAATCAGAAATAGTTCCTACTTCCTAA